A genomic region of [Eubacterium] eligens ATCC 27750 contains the following coding sequences:
- the csrA gene encoding carbon storage regulator CsrA, giving the protein MLALSRKKDEAIIINDDIEITIIEIKGDQVKLGISAPKSVPIYRKEVYAQILDSNKEAASSVDVKTLNQLFKK; this is encoded by the coding sequence ATGCTCGCATTATCAAGAAAGAAAGACGAAGCAATCATTATTAATGATGATATTGAGATTACAATAATCGAAATCAAGGGCGACCAGGTAAAGCTTGGCATATCAGCTCCGAAGTCAGTACCTATATATCGTAAGGAAGTGTATGCACAGATACTTGATTCTAATAAGGAAGCAGCAAGTTCGGTTGATGTGAAGACTCTTAACCAGTTATTTAAGAAATGA
- a CDS encoding flagellar protein FlaG, protein MGMEVNGVAAASSYQSQNLQAAKPVSQVSSVTSATDKSNEVVVDSAKSAASNVAVSVGQAADSEKNGNNANDNDKAKKQAESMADVKDIRKVLNNNTIAEFGYNEPTNRITIKIKDKDTDEVIKEIPSEKALEMLAKAWELAGIIVDERR, encoded by the coding sequence ATGGGAATGGAAGTTAATGGAGTAGCGGCAGCGTCAAGCTACCAGAGCCAGAATTTACAGGCTGCTAAGCCGGTATCACAGGTAAGCAGTGTTACATCAGCTACAGATAAGAGCAATGAGGTTGTTGTTGATTCAGCAAAGTCAGCAGCATCTAATGTAGCAGTTTCTGTAGGACAGGCAGCAGACAGTGAGAAGAATGGCAACAACGCTAATGACAATGACAAGGCAAAGAAGCAAGCTGAATCTATGGCTGATGTTAAGGATATAAGGAAAGTCCTTAACAACAATACGATTGCAGAATTCGGCTACAACGAACCAACTAACAGAATCACAATTAAGATTAAAGATAAAGATACAGACGAAGTTATTAAGGAGATACCTTCAGAGAAAGCTCTTGAGATGCTTGCCAAGGCATGGGAGCTTGCAGGTATCATAGTAGATGAGAGGAGATAA
- the fliD gene encoding flagellar filament capping protein FliD yields MAIRLSGMVSGMDTESLVSALVSSYKLKKDNLVKAQTKLSWKQEKWKTMNTSIYGFYSGKLSSARFSTSYNLKTSSVSNDKYAKVSASSSAVSGTQRLKVKQLASTGYLTGGQIKAADGSKVTGDTKISDIVGTTDGSISFKTASGTKSIDITSDMNVNQFVSKLKEAGVNASFDENNARFFISSKESGKDNDFSLVANDSNGLNALQKLGIYTVNDTDSAEYKRLAALTEGSDAYNTELEGMYSKITAEDTAKSYADKYNAAKDKLDALAADDTWDHSLTLDEYVAKLKTETPDILNAYDKYKKEKVDSEGNTVKDSDGKVVYEYDTEAMEKDGVKDEYEAAVKKKASNESLIKVYDDNSKVIEDTKDYVTIGDDGKAVADASNANILQEVNDTNADRQAKAKALLDSKIAMASNVAGSASSSGAVRITGQDSEIELNGATFTNNSNNYSINGLTIEAMEVTGNDEVTITTNTDVDGIYDMIKGFLKDYNDLVKSVDVAYNAASSKGYEPLTSDEKDAMSDDEVKKWEEKIKDSLLRKDSTLGSVLDTMKNDMARSFKVGDKSYSLSSFGIATLGYFNSPENETGVYHIDGDKDDSKTSANTDKLREMIASDPDTVISFFSQLSTQLYTDLGKKMAASSTSSAYTIYNDKQMNTQYSEYNTKISEAEDKVTTWEDYYYSKFSAMESALAKMNAQSSSLTGLFS; encoded by the coding sequence ATGGCAATAAGATTATCTGGTATGGTATCGGGTATGGATACAGAATCACTTGTTTCAGCGCTCGTATCATCATATAAGTTAAAGAAAGACAATCTTGTTAAAGCACAGACCAAGCTTTCATGGAAGCAGGAAAAGTGGAAGACCATGAATACAAGTATTTATGGGTTCTATAGCGGAAAGCTTTCAAGTGCAAGATTTTCTACAAGTTATAATCTGAAGACATCAAGTGTGTCTAATGATAAGTATGCTAAGGTTTCTGCAAGTTCATCTGCGGTAAGCGGAACACAGAGACTTAAGGTTAAGCAGCTGGCGTCAACAGGATATCTTACAGGTGGACAGATTAAAGCTGCTGATGGAAGCAAGGTTACAGGTGATACTAAGATATCAGACATAGTTGGAACAACAGATGGTTCTATAAGTTTTAAGACTGCTTCTGGAACCAAGAGTATTGATATAACATCAGATATGAATGTTAACCAGTTCGTATCTAAGTTAAAGGAAGCTGGCGTTAATGCAAGCTTTGATGAGAATAATGCAAGATTCTTTATAAGCTCTAAGGAGTCAGGCAAGGATAACGATTTCTCGCTTGTGGCTAATGACTCTAACGGACTTAATGCATTACAGAAGCTTGGAATATATACAGTTAATGATACTGATTCAGCAGAATACAAGAGACTGGCAGCTTTAACAGAGGGCAGTGATGCATATAATACAGAACTTGAAGGTATGTATAGTAAGATTACAGCTGAGGATACTGCCAAGAGTTATGCTGATAAGTATAATGCAGCCAAGGATAAGCTTGATGCACTGGCAGCAGATGATACTTGGGATCATTCATTGACATTAGATGAATATGTCGCAAAGCTTAAGACAGAGACACCAGATATTCTTAATGCTTATGATAAGTATAAGAAGGAAAAGGTGGATTCAGAGGGCAATACAGTTAAAGATTCTGATGGCAAAGTTGTGTACGAATATGACACAGAGGCTATGGAAAAAGATGGTGTCAAGGATGAATATGAGGCTGCGGTAAAGAAAAAAGCGTCTAATGAATCACTGATTAAGGTGTATGATGATAATTCCAAGGTTATTGAGGATACTAAGGATTATGTAACAATCGGCGATGATGGAAAAGCTGTGGCAGATGCTTCTAATGCCAATATATTACAGGAAGTAAACGATACTAATGCTGACAGACAGGCTAAAGCTAAGGCATTGCTTGACTCTAAGATTGCAATGGCATCAAATGTTGCTGGTAGTGCGTCATCTTCAGGTGCTGTCAGAATAACAGGACAGGATTCAGAGATTGAGCTTAATGGGGCAACATTTACTAACAACTCTAATAACTACTCAATCAATGGTCTTACAATTGAGGCAATGGAAGTTACTGGTAATGATGAAGTAACTATCACAACCAACACGGATGTAGATGGCATATATGATATGATTAAGGGCTTCCTTAAGGATTATAACGATCTTGTCAAGTCTGTAGATGTTGCCTACAATGCGGCAAGCTCTAAGGGCTATGAGCCTCTAACAAGTGATGAGAAAGATGCAATGTCTGATGATGAGGTTAAGAAGTGGGAAGAAAAGATTAAGGATTCACTTCTTAGAAAAGATTCAACACTTGGAAGCGTTCTTGATACTATGAAGAATGATATGGCAAGATCATTCAAGGTGGGAGATAAGTCCTATTCACTTTCTAGTTTTGGAATAGCCACACTTGGATATTTTAATTCTCCAGAGAATGAAACAGGTGTATATCATATAGATGGTGATAAGGATGATTCTAAGACATCAGCTAATACAGATAAACTGAGAGAAATGATAGCAAGTGACCCTGATACGGTTATATCATTCTTTTCACAGTTATCTACACAATTGTATACTGATCTTGGAAAGAAGATGGCAGCATCATCAACAAGTAGTGCTTATACTATATATAATGATAAGCAGATGAATACACAGTATTCAGAGTATAATACTAAGATATCAGAAGCAGAAGATAAAGTTACTACATGGGAAGATTATTATTATAGTAAGTTCTCAGCAATGGAATCAGCATTGGCTAAGATGAATGCGCAGTCATCATCGTTGACAGGTTTATTCAGTTAA
- the fliS gene encoding flagellar export chaperone FliS, with product MAFNQNIAQEYNRNKILTASPAELTLMLYEGAIKFCNIALIAIEKQDYEKANINIKKAENIITEFKVTLNHKYPVAKDFENVYNYIYSLLVDANIKKDTEILNRALDEIRGMRDTWKEVMNRTRSMNK from the coding sequence ATGGCGTTTAATCAGAATATCGCACAGGAGTATAACCGTAATAAAATTCTTACAGCAAGTCCGGCAGAGCTTACACTTATGCTTTATGAAGGGGCAATTAAATTCTGTAATATTGCATTAATTGCTATAGAGAAGCAGGACTATGAAAAAGCAAATATTAATATTAAGAAAGCTGAGAACATAATAACGGAGTTTAAGGTGACACTTAATCATAAGTATCCGGTTGCTAAGGATTTTGAAAATGTATATAATTATATATATTCATTATTGGTTGATGCTAATATTAAAAAAGACACTGAGATACTTAATAGGGCACTTGATGAAATCAGGGGCATGAGAGATACATGGAAAGAAGTTATGAACCGAACAAGGTCAATGAATAAGTAG
- a CDS encoding flagellin N-terminal helical domain-containing protein, whose translation MVVQHNLSAMNTNRQMGVVTSALQKSTEKLSSGYKINRAGDDAAGLSISEKMRSQIRGLNKASDNAQDGISLIQVAEGALNETHSILQRMNELATQAANDTNTSTDRTAIKAEIDQLTSEINRIQSTTQFNTQNLLDGKFTGKNLQVGSLKGQTIKISISNMNAKTLGVSGLTVDKNSTAGVSMSKIQAAIDKVSTQRSNLGALQNRLEHTINNLDTTSENTSAAESRIRDTDMADEMVQYSKNNILAQAGNSMLAQANQQTQGVLSLLG comes from the coding sequence ATGGTAGTACAACACAATTTATCAGCAATGAACACAAACAGACAGATGGGTGTAGTTACAAGCGCACTCCAGAAGTCAACAGAGAAGTTATCATCAGGTTATAAGATTAACCGTGCTGGTGATGATGCAGCTGGTCTTTCAATCTCAGAGAAGATGAGAAGCCAGATCAGAGGTCTTAATAAGGCATCTGATAATGCACAGGATGGTATCTCTCTTATCCAGGTAGCTGAAGGTGCTCTTAATGAGACACATTCAATTCTTCAGAGAATGAATGAGTTAGCAACACAGGCTGCTAACGATACTAACACATCAACAGACAGAACTGCAATAAAGGCTGAGATTGATCAGTTAACATCAGAAATTAACAGAATCCAGTCAACAACACAGTTCAATACACAGAATCTGTTAGATGGAAAGTTCACAGGAAAGAATCTTCAGGTTGGTTCTCTTAAGGGACAGACAATCAAGATCAGCATCAGCAACATGAATGCTAAAACATTAGGTGTTAGTGGACTTACAGTTGATAAGAACAGTACAGCTGGAGTATCAATGTCAAAGATTCAGGCAGCTATTGATAAGGTATCAACACAGAGATCTAATCTTGGTGCACTTCAGAACAGACTTGAGCATACTATCAACAATCTTGATACAACATCAGAGAATACATCAGCAGCAGAGTCTCGTATCCGTGATACAGATATGGCTGATGAGATGGTACAGTACAGCAAGAACAACATCCTTGCACAGGCTGGAAATTCAATGCTTGCTCAGGCTAATCAGCAGACACAGGGAGTTCTTTCACTTCTCGGTTAA
- a CDS encoding LicD family protein, whose product MKFDKSFFEAEVRDGFYVTSEMKQVWAAQLEVLNDVDNACRENGIQYFAEWGTLLGAVRHHGFIPWDDDMDICMKRPDYNRFLEIAEKIMPSNYKIYNLKSHNNDGNMVSRIINTDQISYDAEKLKKYHGVPYVIGLDIFPLDYISDNKEDDELQSNVIVMISSIMNVIKSIQDNNVQLDEENLTQINMQLSQVENICGVTINREDDIVQQLNILIDRMCGIYRENEAEYITIMLLWVGGKNYRFPKKYYDKAIRIPFENTTIPVPYAYDSILKKKYGDYMKLVHTWDSHDYPFFESQKKIIENAGVDINKYTDDYRNYNQFKNKIEEIRIDKEKKDYKDKKMVVFMPFKAKYWNMMAGLWKEYERSGEYTLIAIPAPYYYKNIDGTIEKFNDDKQYPEYVKIVSPENFDFDNEYVEKIIIQNPYDSYNATTTVYPQFYAKKLAMCTKELIYIPYFETEEINPSDMRAYVSMDSYVTMPGVVYSDKVIVQSEGIKELYVKKLSEYFGEETRDIWNTKIIGNGKHYIEMENSDSKYDDIPEKWKGYIKKSDGSYKKVILYFICTNDVLENGHRVFDKIKRSMDTFLEYEDSVVPLMMFESNIDEILQMENPELLEDYNEIKMNFTQYIVNENELDKAMNLCDAFYGDAGSEAQLCRNSGKPVMIQNVEI is encoded by the coding sequence ATGAAATTTGACAAGAGTTTTTTTGAAGCGGAAGTAAGAGATGGATTTTATGTAACATCAGAGATGAAGCAGGTGTGGGCTGCACAGCTGGAAGTCCTTAATGATGTAGATAATGCATGTAGAGAGAATGGAATACAATATTTTGCAGAATGGGGAACACTGTTAGGTGCAGTCAGACATCATGGGTTCATACCATGGGATGATGATATGGATATATGCATGAAAAGACCTGATTATAATAGGTTTTTGGAGATAGCAGAAAAAATAATGCCATCTAATTATAAAATATATAACCTGAAGTCTCATAATAATGATGGAAACATGGTATCAAGGATTATTAATACAGACCAGATTTCATATGATGCCGAGAAATTAAAAAAATATCATGGTGTACCGTATGTTATAGGACTTGATATATTTCCTTTGGATTATATATCAGATAATAAAGAGGATGATGAGCTTCAAAGCAATGTGATTGTTATGATAAGCTCAATCATGAATGTGATAAAAAGCATTCAGGATAATAATGTTCAGTTAGATGAAGAAAATTTAACGCAGATTAATATGCAGCTTAGTCAGGTAGAGAATATATGTGGAGTTACTATAAACAGAGAGGATGATATAGTACAACAGCTCAATATACTTATTGACAGAATGTGTGGAATATACAGAGAGAATGAGGCAGAATATATAACAATAATGCTTTTATGGGTAGGAGGCAAAAACTATCGATTTCCGAAAAAGTATTATGATAAAGCAATAAGAATACCTTTTGAGAATACTACAATTCCTGTTCCGTATGCGTATGATTCTATTTTAAAAAAGAAATATGGTGATTATATGAAGCTTGTCCATACATGGGATTCACATGACTATCCATTCTTTGAGAGTCAGAAAAAAATTATTGAAAATGCAGGAGTAGATATTAACAAATATACAGACGATTATAGAAACTATAATCAGTTTAAGAATAAGATAGAAGAAATAAGAATAGATAAAGAGAAGAAAGATTATAAAGATAAGAAAATGGTAGTATTTATGCCATTTAAAGCAAAATACTGGAATATGATGGCGGGATTATGGAAAGAGTATGAAAGAAGCGGAGAATATACTCTTATTGCCATACCTGCCCCATATTATTATAAAAATATTGATGGAACAATTGAAAAATTTAATGATGATAAGCAGTATCCGGAATATGTTAAGATTGTATCACCAGAGAATTTTGATTTTGATAATGAATATGTAGAAAAAATTATAATTCAGAATCCATATGATTCTTATAATGCAACAACAACTGTGTATCCACAATTTTATGCAAAGAAGCTGGCAATGTGCACTAAAGAATTGATATACATACCTTATTTTGAAACAGAAGAAATTAATCCATCGGATATGAGAGCTTATGTAAGTATGGATTCATATGTAACAATGCCTGGAGTTGTATATTCAGATAAAGTTATTGTCCAGTCTGAAGGTATTAAGGAATTGTATGTAAAAAAGTTATCTGAATATTTTGGTGAAGAGACAAGGGATATATGGAACACTAAAATTATTGGAAATGGAAAGCATTATATTGAGATGGAAAATTCCGATTCAAAGTATGATGATATACCGGAGAAATGGAAGGGTTATATAAAAAAATCGGATGGTTCTTATAAAAAAGTAATATTGTATTTTATATGTACAAATGATGTCCTTGAAAATGGACACAGAGTATTTGATAAAATAAAAAGGTCTATGGATACATTTTTAGAATATGAGGATAGTGTGGTTCCATTGATGATGTTTGAATCAAACATTGATGAAATATTACAAATGGAAAATCCAGAACTGCTTGAAGATTATAATGAAATTAAAATGAATTTTACTCAATATATTGTTAATGAAAATGAATTGGATAAGGCCATGAATTTGTGTGATGCATTTTATGGAGATGCAGGATCAGAGGCGCAATTATGCAGAAATTCAGGTAAGCCAGTTATGATTCAGAATGTAGAAATTTAG
- a CDS encoding LicD family protein, with product MLEKYFEDEVRDGFYVPSMIKRSWAVALDVLSEVDRICRKYDIKYYAEWGTLLGAVRHAGFVPWDDDLDIAMPRNDYIKFCQVAKQELKNGYEIFNFKNHDNFHHFLARVTCTSRICFEDKYLKEHHGFPYIAGLDIFVHDNVSRDRKNQEHCEKIAEYIITVADNIADGSMNSEQEKDALKRISQLCNCDVSAYQNKEEERIQLYTLAENIFAAFKDDDCDEMTQMMPCSMYGNHMRIPKKYYDEIVRIPFENTTIPVPIGFDAMLSKRYGDYMKLVRNTGGHNYPFYESQKKQLEVLMDFKLPQYTFDGKKAVRNDDAANTGYKKIITDVMHSVKEEIEKIGHHINNGKFWTDNQTEDIIKNVQEKLADIQQALIETGNLIEQIKGENTQSVKCIEKFCDTLYMVYQGNTYDITGEFDNLNSVIENEIIMRKEIVIMPYRAADWSYVKNIWEQAEKNPETDVIVAVLPYYYKEYDGSVKEYVNELNDFPEEINAIDICSYNLELHHPDMIYIQNPFDNENKAVSVYKEYYSDILKKNTDKLVYVQSFHLEEFSSNDERAYKNMSSYCTVPGVVNADEVYVQSDNMREIYIKKLTEFAGDNTEDIWRKKICVKPEWMNDKKETTSHAGGKKRILFYTSISGIMQNQDGAVEKIERVLKTFKQYSEEIEVIWCVQELVDAVLPSLNRKLYECLNNIRNNYMLEKIGHVYNDKDKKLLCSCDAYYGDTSPVVQEYRNNGKPVMIMDYMV from the coding sequence ATGTTAGAAAAATATTTTGAAGATGAAGTCAGGGATGGCTTCTATGTTCCATCAATGATTAAACGCTCATGGGCTGTGGCATTAGATGTGCTTTCAGAAGTTGACAGGATATGCCGGAAATATGATATTAAGTATTACGCAGAGTGGGGAACTTTATTGGGAGCAGTAAGACACGCAGGATTCGTACCGTGGGATGATGATCTTGATATTGCTATGCCAAGAAATGACTATATTAAATTCTGTCAGGTTGCGAAGCAGGAATTAAAAAATGGATATGAAATATTTAATTTTAAAAATCATGATAATTTTCATCATTTTCTTGCAAGAGTAACCTGTACCAGCAGGATATGTTTTGAGGATAAGTATTTAAAAGAACATCATGGATTTCCTTATATTGCAGGATTGGATATATTTGTACATGATAATGTTTCAAGGGATAGAAAAAATCAGGAACATTGTGAGAAAATAGCAGAATATATAATAACAGTGGCTGATAATATTGCGGATGGCAGTATGAATAGTGAGCAGGAGAAAGATGCTTTAAAAAGAATCAGTCAGTTATGTAACTGTGATGTATCTGCATATCAAAATAAAGAGGAAGAAAGAATACAATTATATACTCTGGCAGAAAATATATTTGCTGCATTTAAAGATGATGATTGTGATGAAATGACACAGATGATGCCTTGCAGCATGTATGGAAACCATATGAGAATTCCTAAAAAATATTATGATGAGATAGTCAGAATTCCATTTGAGAATACGACGATTCCAGTACCGATAGGCTTTGATGCTATGCTTAGCAAGAGATATGGAGACTATATGAAATTGGTAAGAAATACCGGTGGGCATAATTATCCGTTTTATGAATCTCAGAAAAAGCAGTTGGAAGTACTGATGGATTTTAAATTGCCACAGTATACATTTGATGGAAAGAAAGCTGTAAGAAATGATGATGCGGCAAATACAGGATATAAAAAAATAATAACTGATGTGATGCATAGTGTAAAAGAAGAAATTGAAAAAATCGGACATCACATTAACAACGGGAAATTCTGGACTGATAATCAGACGGAAGATATTATTAAAAATGTTCAGGAAAAACTTGCTGATATTCAGCAGGCTTTGATTGAAACTGGCAATCTTATAGAACAGATAAAAGGCGAAAATACGCAAAGTGTCAAATGTATTGAAAAATTTTGTGACACATTATATATGGTTTATCAGGGAAATACATATGACATAACAGGTGAGTTTGATAATTTGAATTCTGTTATAGAAAATGAAATAATAATGCGGAAAGAAATAGTTATTATGCCGTATAGAGCTGCTGACTGGAGTTATGTAAAAAATATATGGGAACAGGCAGAAAAGAATCCAGAGACAGATGTGATAGTAGCTGTATTACCATACTATTATAAGGAGTATGATGGCAGTGTAAAGGAATATGTCAATGAACTTAATGATTTTCCAGAAGAGATAAATGCAATAGATATATGTAGTTATAATTTAGAACTCCATCATCCTGATATGATATATATACAGAATCCATTTGATAATGAAAATAAAGCAGTCAGCGTTTATAAAGAATACTATTCTGATATTTTAAAGAAGAATACTGATAAACTGGTATATGTCCAGTCATTTCATCTCGAAGAATTCAGCAGTAATGATGAGAGGGCATATAAGAATATGTCGTCTTACTGTACGGTTCCGGGAGTGGTAAATGCTGATGAGGTATATGTACAGTCTGATAATATGCGAGAAATATATATTAAAAAGCTGACTGAATTCGCAGGAGATAACACAGAAGATATATGGCGCAAGAAAATATGTGTTAAGCCGGAATGGATGAATGACAAGAAAGAAACAACCAGCCATGCAGGCGGTAAAAAGAGAATATTATTTTATACATCTATAAGTGGCATTATGCAGAATCAGGATGGGGCGGTGGAGAAAATTGAACGGGTTCTGAAAACATTTAAACAATATTCAGAAGAAATAGAAGTTATATGGTGTGTTCAGGAATTGGTTGATGCAGTACTCCCAAGTCTTAACAGAAAGTTATATGAATGTTTAAATAATATAAGGAATAATTATATGCTTGAAAAAATCGGACATGTATATAATGATAAAGATAAGAAATTGCTTTGTTCGTGTGATGCATATTATGGAGATACATCCCCGGTTGTACAGGAGTACAGGAATAACGGGAAGCCAGTTATGATAATGGATTATATGGTTTAA
- a CDS encoding radical SAM protein, with the protein MEDIILTPFCFESIIMYHKLRLQGYNVISFFDRNIYLQGKIYKSIDGDCRVEYPWRCFSSKVIICKNEYKDEIMEQMLSFGYSNSNICFVNDFNFEMSNINIWRRVNVDSLYDIWGYSDGQKIINLKKHIRLANIIKENRQEQFWGQRREEYYIDNDGIHFIFYRLEIDLTSRCTLKCKKCCNMMQYYQNPKDINVETIKNDYSRMMEIIDWTDDIMLIGGEPFLYGQLREIVEYIFHEKNTSEKVGVIRIVTNGTIIPSEDIFETFSKCNVHVLISNYGLRSRNINKLIDELVKHNINYAVQDTTQWCDVEQYVDGIEEANDINFIKNKIDDCITLCRTIDSGKFYMCAHLKSLNDLQALPSEIPKCYIDIYESNVKESLLKYLKRDVHYFKACAWCNGCSKDMWDGMKISVAEQTSKPLEYVKY; encoded by the coding sequence ATGGAAGATATAATATTAACACCGTTTTGCTTTGAAAGTATAATAATGTATCATAAATTGAGATTACAAGGGTACAATGTTATTAGTTTTTTTGATAGAAATATTTATCTACAAGGGAAAATATATAAAAGTATAGATGGGGATTGTAGAGTTGAATATCCATGGAGATGTTTTTCTTCAAAAGTAATTATTTGTAAAAATGAGTATAAAGATGAAATTATGGAACAGATGTTATCATTTGGATACAGTAATTCAAACATTTGTTTTGTAAATGATTTTAATTTTGAAATGAGTAATATAAATATTTGGAGAAGAGTAAATGTTGATTCATTGTATGATATATGGGGGTATTCTGATGGACAGAAAATAATTAATTTAAAAAAGCATATTAGATTAGCCAACATAATAAAAGAAAATAGGCAAGAACAATTTTGGGGACAAAGAAGAGAAGAATATTATATAGATAATGATGGTATACATTTTATTTTTTATAGACTTGAAATAGACTTAACATCGAGGTGTACATTAAAGTGTAAGAAGTGTTGCAATATGATGCAATACTATCAAAATCCCAAAGATATCAATGTGGAAACGATAAAAAATGATTATTCGAGAATGATGGAAATAATTGATTGGACCGATGACATTATGCTTATTGGGGGAGAACCATTTTTATATGGACAATTGAGAGAAATAGTTGAATATATATTTCATGAGAAAAATACATCTGAAAAAGTTGGTGTGATTCGTATAGTGACAAATGGAACTATTATTCCAAGCGAAGATATTTTTGAAACTTTTTCAAAATGTAATGTTCATGTTTTAATTTCAAATTATGGTCTTCGAAGTAGAAATATAAATAAATTGATAGATGAATTGGTAAAACATAATATTAATTATGCAGTTCAAGATACAACACAGTGGTGTGATGTTGAACAATATGTTGATGGTATAGAAGAAGCAAATGACATAAATTTTATTAAAAATAAAATTGACGATTGTATAACATTATGTAGAACAATAGATTCAGGAAAGTTTTATATGTGTGCACATCTTAAATCACTAAACGATTTACAAGCTTTGCCAAGTGAGATACCTAAATGTTACATAGATATATATGAATCTAATGTCAAGGAGTCATTGCTAAAATACTTAAAAAGGGATGTTCATTATTTTAAAGCCTGTGCATGGTGTAATGGTTGCTCAAAAGATATGTGGGATGGAATGAAAATATCTGTGGCAGAGCAAACTTCTAAACCATTGGAGTATGTAAAGTATTAA
- a CDS encoding polysaccharide pyruvyl transferase family protein — protein MYITNNNNCWYTNIGEAFIDIGVKNIFKNISKDNKNIIFNTISPMSKFYIGNMYAGKEILKNVMDPADWIKTDLFILPGMFGSIEFVKKSFSINMARKLKENGSEIAFLGFGACEYTEQERKIVLEAMQQLKPLFVITRDDKTYQMYKDYVNCIKGLDCAFWVNDNFNPAGMSLNKEYIVSTFNRSDEPENVANVTKNLIHPWHMPYYLNKSKTRFLAKENLMVSDNPYDYITLYANAKTVYTDLVHATIISLLYNTPVKYYKIDNRRDAFESVKYLKYDKDGFMSIDNCKLNEEKKEIEKIINVIIKNKWRK, from the coding sequence ATGTATATTACAAACAATAATAATTGTTGGTATACAAATATAGGAGAAGCATTTATTGACATTGGGGTAAAGAACATATTTAAAAATATTTCGAAAGACAATAAAAATATAATATTTAATACAATATCACCCATGTCAAAATTCTATATTGGTAATATGTATGCGGGGAAGGAAATACTAAAAAATGTTATGGATCCTGCAGATTGGATAAAAACAGATTTATTTATTCTTCCTGGAATGTTTGGAAGTATAGAGTTTGTAAAAAAAAGTTTCTCAATAAATATGGCTAGAAAATTGAAAGAAAATGGTTCAGAGATTGCTTTCCTTGGATTTGGAGCGTGTGAATATACAGAACAAGAGAGAAAAATTGTTTTAGAAGCAATGCAACAATTGAAACCATTATTTGTTATAACTAGAGATGATAAAACATATCAAATGTATAAGGATTATGTGAATTGTATAAAAGGATTGGATTGTGCTTTCTGGGTAAATGACAATTTTAATCCTGCTGGTATGAGTCTTAATAAAGAATATATTGTTTCGACATTTAACAGATCTGATGAACCTGAGAATGTTGCTAATGTAACGAAAAATTTAATTCATCCTTGGCATATGCCATATTATTTGAATAAAAGTAAAACTCGATTTTTGGCTAAAGAAAATTTAATGGTTTCAGATAATCCATATGATTATATTACTTTATATGCAAATGCGAAAACAGTATATACAGATTTAGTTCATGCTACAATTATCAGCCTGTTATATAATACACCAGTAAAATATTATAAAATTGATAATAGGCGAGATGCATTTGAGTCTGTTAAATATTTAAAATATGATAAAGATGGATTTATGTCAATTGATAATTGCAAGTTGAATGAAGAAAAGAAAGAAATAGAAAAAATCATAAATGTAATTATAAAAAATAAATGGAGAAAATAA